The Hyperthermus butylicus DSM 5456 genome includes a region encoding these proteins:
- a CDS encoding ABC transporter permease: MARRMGTRGAEMALRRTWSERLRGVREVLKEVWSQTMGKLGIILVVALVVISVYAITTMPPDFVDKWTYNMKYWEGNPELAEPAWVSVFGAPTAPHVAKVYDSPTASGISILNFTLPGTGTTILRAGYVQNYTLTYELKEPQFPKGLLIKYLVINPGNVSGRALHVTPYVFVTRPDGITVLVNRPQTVTVKALAERGVERYDANILADQFVSIFSEQNLTRERAQGMAIKLLFGRMVNGAVEPLQGTYKITVVLLYSAPGVRMQTLMEQIEQNRLGVQELEIIVQGSAYGYMGTDDKGRDLYLGLLYGFPVALLIGFFAAVSSVIIGLIAGVVSGYYGGWVDELIQRTVDVIGNIPLLPILVLIGVALQAMDVSPWYRLFVIIGVLVVLGWGGLAIIVRSMTLSIKAEPYIDAARGDRRLQREDNIPSYYTTDSAICYGNAGVLGAKRHLDRGRSQCARHTARPTNMG; encoded by the coding sequence AGCCAGACTATGGGCAAGCTTGGAATAATATTGGTTGTAGCGCTTGTTGTCATATCAGTATACGCTATTACAACAATGCCTCCAGACTTCGTCGACAAGTGGACCTACAACATGAAGTACTGGGAGGGTAATCCCGAGCTAGCAGAGCCTGCCTGGGTTAGCGTATTCGGTGCCCCGACGGCTCCCCACGTAGCCAAGGTCTATGACTCGCCCACGGCTAGCGGTATCAGCATACTGAACTTTACGCTGCCAGGCACTGGTACGACGATACTGCGTGCAGGCTATGTGCAGAATTATACTCTTACATACGAGCTTAAGGAGCCCCAGTTTCCGAAGGGGCTGCTGATAAAATACCTTGTGATTAATCCTGGTAACGTTAGTGGCAGGGCTCTACATGTAACGCCGTACGTATTCGTCACACGGCCCGATGGCATAACGGTGCTCGTCAATAGGCCACAGACGGTGACGGTGAAGGCTCTAGCTGAGCGCGGTGTGGAGCGTTATGACGCTAATATACTTGCTGACCAGTTTGTCAGCATCTTCAGCGAGCAAAACCTTACCAGGGAGCGGGCGCAAGGTATGGCTATTAAGCTGCTATTTGGCCGCATGGTCAACGGTGCGGTCGAACCGTTACAGGGCACCTATAAGATAACCGTTGTATTGCTGTACTCTGCTCCAGGCGTGCGGATGCAAACCCTCATGGAGCAGATAGAGCAGAATAGGCTTGGTGTACAGGAGCTGGAGATAATAGTGCAGGGCTCCGCCTACGGCTACATGGGTACCGATGACAAGGGCCGCGACCTATACCTAGGCCTGCTCTACGGCTTCCCTGTAGCACTGCTAATAGGCTTCTTTGCTGCCGTATCTAGCGTGATTATAGGCCTTATAGCGGGCGTGGTTAGCGGCTACTATGGCGGCTGGGTTGACGAGCTTATACAGCGTACAGTGGACGTTATCGGTAATATTCCACTCCTACCAATCCTAGTGCTCATCGGTGTAGCGCTGCAAGCGATGGATGTTAGTCCGTGGTATAGGCTGTTTGTAATCATCGGCGTCCTAGTGGTGCTGGGCTGGGGAGGCCTAGCAATCATAGTGCGCTCCATGACGCTTAGCATTAAGGCCGAGCCATACATAGATGCTGCCAGGGGCGATAGGCGCCTCCAACGTGAGGATAATATTCCGTCATATTATACCACAGATAGTGCCATATGCTATGGCAACGCTGGTGTTCTCGGTGCCAAACGCCATCTTGACAGAGGCAGGTCTCAGTGTGCTAGGCATACAGCACGGCCTACCAACATGGGGTAG